The DNA sequence ACACTCACTCTCTTTGGAGAAAAGCTTTGAGGGTAAGAGCCAAGCCTCGGGAACACATGAATCGTTATGTGTGACTGGAGGTCAGGAGTCTAGTTCCTTTTACACAGAAAAAATTACATGGAGGAGAAAGAAAATGAATAAATTGCAGCAATATTATGAAAAATATAGTGAATCAAATAGACTAGAGAAGGATAAAACATCAAAGATTGAATTTCTTACTAACATTGAGTATTTGAATAAGTACATAAAAAAAGGAAAACTTTTAGATGTTGGTGCTGGAAGCGGAATTTATTCTTCTTATTATGATGAAAAAGAAATTGAAGTAACAGCAATAGATGTTGTTCAGTCCCATGTAAATTTTATGAAAGAAAAGTTTGTGGATAAAAATATTAATGTGAAACTAGGGAGTGCTTTAGATTTATCTGAATTTAAAGAAAATTCTTTTGAATTTGTATTGTGTTTAGGTCCTATTTATCATTTAAGAGATAAAGAAGAAAGAATTAAATGTATAAAAGAATGTAATAAAGTTCTAAAAAAAGGTGGTATTCTTGCAGTTGCTTATATAAATAAAATGCATATAATTCCACGTTATTTAGGAATTCATAATGAAATAATAGAGAAAGACGTTATTGAATACTTTTTAAAGACAGGTAACTTTTCATCTGAAGTAAAAGATGAATTTTTGAAGGTTTCTCATTTTGATTATCCGGAAGAAATAGAAAATTTGATTGTTAATGAAGGAAATGAAGTTATTGAACACATTGCATCGGACAGTATTTGGAAATTAACTAAAAATGAAATTAATAATCTAACTGAATTGGAGTTTGAATTGCTATTAAAATATCATTTAGAAACATGTAATCAAAAAAATTCATTGGGATTGAGTAATCATGGGTTGATTATTTCAAAAAAAATTAGTTAAGGAACGTTTAAAAAATAATGTTCTCATATTTGTTTATAAAAAGGCTAGAAACATTGCCTATTTTATAAACAAATGTGTAAGTTATTTTTAAGCCGTTTCTAAGTAATTTTATATAAATTAAAAAAGAGTGATTTTGTGACAAATAAAGAGTACATGAATTTATTGAGTTGTAAATACTGTAATTTTTGATTTAGAAATTCTTAAA is a window from the Haliovirga abyssi genome containing:
- a CDS encoding class I SAM-dependent methyltransferase, with protein sequence MNKLQQYYEKYSESNRLEKDKTSKIEFLTNIEYLNKYIKKGKLLDVGAGSGIYSSYYDEKEIEVTAIDVVQSHVNFMKEKFVDKNINVKLGSALDLSEFKENSFEFVLCLGPIYHLRDKEERIKCIKECNKVLKKGGILAVAYINKMHIIPRYLGIHNEIIEKDVIEYFLKTGNFSSEVKDEFLKVSHFDYPEEIENLIVNEGNEVIEHIASDSIWKLTKNEINNLTELEFELLLKYHLETCNQKNSLGLSNHGLIISKKIS